The stretch of DNA AGTAGTTTAAATGGCACAATTCCAAGGGAGCACTTCAACGACAAAACTATTCCTAGAATGGGCAACACACCTTGGGTAATATCACAAcagttaaaaaatatttggacaggtacatggatgggtaacgtttagggggacgtgggccaaatgcaggcaggtggaactagtgtataggggacattgtagaaacatagaaagtaggtgcgatcgacataggcaagttgggccacagggcttATGTCCCAGCTGTGTGACTATGATACTTCAAGGGTAGCAAAATGGACTTCCTGGCATAGGACCCATGATGGAACCATTGGAGAAGCTGGTTTGCTTGGAATAGAGCAAGTTGGAATATTTAACAGCTTGATGGAACCAttggagatgctggtttgctTGGAATAGAGCAAGTTGGAATATTTAACAGACAGATTCAAAGTTACAAATGCTTATGAGAGCAGACAGGGAGAAAACTGTCAGAAAGTTGACACAGGAAATTTTGTGACTTCCGGAAAAGTTTAACTTCCTTGCCTGTGCTCCAGCAACATCTGGGTATAGTCCTCAGAAGGGCAGAAAAGTCCCACTGTGCTAATCAAAGAAAAGTGGGGTTCCCAACATCTAAATCTTCCTTTAAGCTTACTCATTATCACTGCTGCACATGGAAGCTTGGTGCGGACAAAATGTTTCACTGCAGTCAGGGTTATCATTGGCAACTAGAATTAATGAAAGGTGTCATACAtcaaagacagatacaaagtgctggagcaactcagcggttcaggcagcatctttggagaaaaaggatggttgacatttcgggtcaggacccttttcttCAGACCGATAGTAGAGGGAATGGAACTgcaggtaggaaaaggccaaaaCAAAACATGTCTGCGACAGATGACCAGGGTGGAGCCCGTAATGGCCCACTGTTACCAGGGGTGCCATGTACTAAATTCCTTTCACTTTCCACAGTTCTGCCATATatttacatacatacacacacagcttCTAAATTGCTTCCTGCATTTCAATCCGTTATCAATGCAAATTGGAAAAATGCTGAAGTCCCTTGAATTGTCAGTTTTTTCTCTTAACtccatataatataatataaccatataacaattacagcacggaaacaggccatctcgaccctactagtccgtgccgaacacatattctcccctagtcccatatacctgcgctcagaccataaccttccattcccttcccgtccatataactatccaatttatttttaatgataaaaacgaacctgcctccaccaccttcactggaagctcattccacacagccaccactctctgagtaaagaagttccccctcatgttacccctaaacttctgtcccttaattctcaagtcatgtccccttgtttgaatcttccctactctcagtgggaaaagcttttccacgtcaactctgtctatccctctcatcattttaaaaacctctatcaagtccccccttaaccttctgcgctccaaagaataaagccctaacttgttcaacctttctctgtaaccgaCAACGTTTTTTTTATCAGCATTGATACACATTAAAGGAAGAATTTTTGAAACACTAACATGCATGCAGATGGCAAAATCAGCAGCATCCTTCCTCGCACTACATCGTGGATGAAGGAAAAAACATCCGGTATTGACAAGATAGTTGTAGACGGGACAGTTTTCCGGTGCTTTCCAGTTTGTCTTTCCACCTGAGTGCAAAATAAATTGAGATAGAAAGAAGAATACATGGATAAGAATAGTTTTTGCTCAGAGATTCAGCCCCTCAATCCAATACTCCCAGAGAGCACATCTCAGATGCTCATTCTCCGTTACATAAACATTACAACTACTtcacagagtcatggagtgatagtgtggaaacaggtcctttggcccaaccagccaacatgtcccagctacactagtcccacctgccagcatttggcccatatccctccatacccgtCCCATAACTGCATTAGGACATTGTATTTTGTTTTCTCCTGGCtgtttcaatttcctcccacaacccaaagatgtgctggatgGTAGTTTACTGGTGGCAGGACAATGGCGTCAtcagtattggtgagaccacacctggagtattgtgtacagttttggtctccaaatctgaggaaagacattcttgccatagaggaagtacagagaaggttcaccagaccgattcctgggatgtcaggactttcatatgaagaaagactggatagactcggcttgtactcgctagaatttagaagattgaggggggatcttatagaaacttacaaaattcttaaggggttggacaggcgagatgcaggaagattgttcctgatgttggggaagtccaggacaaggggtcacagtttaaggataaaggggaaatcatttaggaccgagatgagaaaaacatttttcacacagagagtggtgaatctctggaactctctgccacagaaggtagttgaggccagttcattggatatatttaagagggagttagatgtggcccttgtggctaaagggattagggggtatggagagaaggcaggtacaggatactgaggtggacgatcagccatgatcatattgaatggcggtacaggctcgaagggctgaatggcctactcctgcacctattttctatgtttctagtagagttgctgcatcataGTTCCAGcgatccaagttcaatcctgacctcgggtgtagtCTGCCTGGAGTCTGCATGTCCTCCCAATGACCACCAgatgctctggcttcctctcaACATGCAAAGACACGAGGACTCAGTAAGTGGAGACTACTCTTGTGGCAGTGAGTGGGGCAATGTGGAAGAAGTTGACGGGGCTTTCAGGTGAACATGGGGTTCATGTAAATGGATGTGtgattgtcagcatggacttagtgggacatgggagtcatacagcgtggaaacaggttatttggcccaacttgcccacaccgaccaacatgtcccatctgcaatagtcttacctgcctgcattgggcAATTCCCTATAAACCTGTCTTACCTGTGTACGTTGAGATAGTACCTGCAAAGGCCATTGAGCCGGTTTAGGTgtaggaaagacctgcagatgctggtttaaattgaagatagacacaaaatgctggagtaactcagcgggccagggagcactctgcagagaaggattgggtgacatttcgggttgagacccttcttcggactgtttaGGTGTGATATTTGACCAATGACAAACACGATTACAATtgtttggaagcaataaacagagCCGACAGGATGGTTGGAGGTTGAGGTCACCTTCGTCAAGTTATTTGATAAAGCTACCAAGGACATTGGCTGTGCTAAATGGAGTTTTAAAATGCAAGTGGCGATACTTCCATTGTGCATCATTTCCGGGATGTGCAGGTGTGCAATGAGGAAAGATTAggtttgtattcattggagttaagAACGAGAAAGGAGCTTAGCGACGTCTGTTTGAACCAGACTCTGGGGTTGAAGGGGGACAAGAGGTCATAATCTAAGTATCCAGGGTTAGACTTGTAGTAAATAGATGACCAGAGTTCAGATAATCTAAGTTGTACATACTATCTTTAGGCCATGAAACAGGCCTTCTCAGTTAGATGCTATACTATACATTTTTGATGACAATAGGTGTCCTTCCTTGGCATCAAGGGCATATTTTTTGGATTTGTATTTGTAAAGAATATATTGTAATATTCTGAGATGAAAGGCTGGAGTGTGGAGGTAATGTGGGACAGCAGTCAAGACTGATACAGGCACAACAGGCCAAAAGAGCGTTTATATCCATCTATttggtgaatgatcagccatgatcatattgaatggcggtgcagggctcgaagggccgaatggcctactcctgcacctatttcccccccccccccccccaccctccccacttgTGTTCACCTATAAACCTGCTGAGCTATGTCCTCTCTGCCCTCCtctttgcctccccccccccccccccactttgtgTTTTATAACCTCACCacctttctcccacccccctcccaaatcagactgcagaagggtcccaacccaaaacgtcatctatccatactTCGGCGAGaccaatcatttcgctgaacacctccgctcagtccgccttaacctacctgatcactCGGTTGTTAAAaattttaactccctctcccatttccacactgacctttctgtcctgggcctcctccattgtcggagtgaggcccagcgcaaattgaaggaacagcacctcatatttcaccccagtggtatgaaccttgacttctctaatttcaagcaacccttgctttccctctctctccatccctcccccttcccagtattACTGTCTCcggctacattttatctctgtttgcttcgttatcttctcccagctaacaatgatctattctacattttccgtgATCTCGATTCCCTTTgttctattttcacaccttacacttatcTATGTATCCagggcaaataaaatcatgggagaccccttccacccctgcaacggactgttccagctgctacggtcaggcaaacgcctccgttgccatgcggtgagaacggagaggttgagaaggagtttcttcccagaggcaattcggactgtaaacgcctatctcaccagggactaactctacagaacgtttttccttccattatttattatgtaaaagaatatgtgtgttatgattgtgtttataatttgtttggttgttttgttgtttgtcttttgcacaaaagtccgcgagcattgccactttcatttcactgcacatctcgtatgtgtatgtgacaaataaacttgacttgacttgatcttcctcttccctgacatcagtctgaagaagggtctcgacccgaaacatcacccattccttctctccagcgaagctgctggtcccgctgagttactccagcattttgtgtcctactTCTgatgcgttgagttactccagcactgtcttttgacTTATGCCACACGATGCCATGATTCTGAATGGTTAAAATAATGCAGGGATAGAAGAGGGTAGGTGGAAGCACAGTAGGCGAGAGGTTTGAATGTGCATTCAGAAACAGCTCAGAAACCAGACACAGGAGACTGAAAATGCTGTGCTAGGCTACTGCAGGAACACAGCTGCCTAGCAGGCACCGAGTCAGCAAGTGAAGTCATAaatagacagacaacatttcgggtgGAGGGAAAATGAACCAACAGACTGAaagaggatcctgacccaaaacgtcatcagttcttttccctccacagatgctgcagggcCTGCTGAGTTCGTACAACAGTTGGTTTATAGCGCAAAATTAAACCCAGCAGACTTAGAAGAGGGAACAGGAGAAACATGTTCAAAGAGTTGTAGCTATGGAATCCATCTGCTGGGTTAGTACTTGGAGAAAATTGTTCATGATTACATTGGATAGAAGAGAGAAATCAGTAGGTGTGAAGAGATACCCAAGGGCACACGAAGAGTCAATGCCAGCATAGGCTGGACACAGTTAATCACTTGTAATGTATTTTTCGATCTCCACTGCAAAACTGACCTTGAAAGCCCCAGAAAAATGTGCCCTGGTTAAGCTGTCCAGGTAAATGGTTGAAGAAGCCTGCCCAATTATCCAAATCAATGAAGACAAGGTGTGTCATTGTGCGAAGCAGGTCCAAGTCAGGCAACTCAATATCTTCTTCCTGGATTGTGTCTTCCTTCTCAACTTCAGCTGTTCAAATGTCAATGggaagaagaaaaataaatataatgtTGGTACTGGTGCAGTGACAACTTCACAAAGCTACTTTCAATCGACAAAGGTAGAGCAGCCCATTTGTTAATTTAGGAAAACTGCTGGCCCCACCATTCAGATAGATCCCATGTACTCCCACTGCTCTTGTAACACTGCCCACAGCTCCCACCTCCAGCAAGTTGTGGCCTAAAGATACTGGAGCAGAGAGAAGCGAGCTCCTCTAACTCACGAGGAACAAGGACAAGACTAATTAaccccaaaatagacacaaagtgctggagccactcagcgggccaagcagtatctctggcgaaactcagtggaccacagaaaaagaacaggcaatgtttctgggccgagacccttctttcatgtCCGTGTTgccagaagggttccgatccgaaacgtcacccattcctttttctccacagatgctcatgACCCACTTAgttttaccagcattttgtgtctgtcttcggtataagGTCAGCACCCACAGATCCTACACAAATGAACCCGAGGGTGGTCATATATTCAGTGGAGCAAAATGAAAAGGCTCATTGATGCATGTACCCAAAGGAATATTAATATATCTGACTGAACATGGAGATATGGagatggatgtggggggggggggggggggagaggaaggagagatgaggaggaagataAAAGACGAGGGCACATTATAACTATTCTTGTCTGTAGAGGCTGTAGAACAGGTTACAATATGGGTACTTATCAACATGAGCGACCTCTCCTAGTTCAAGCCCTCGGCTTGCTACCTTTTCTGAACCATCTGCCCGCACAATAGCTGACTGCCCTGCATTTCTGAGGAAGAGTTGCTGGCAAGGGCTGGACGAGTGTAATACGAAGGCTACCTTTGCTCGCTGTGGACGTGCTTTGACTGGTCGAGGCCACGGCGTCATCGTCTTGCGGTGTCTGCTTGCCATCGTGACACTCTGCTCCTGCTGGGGGGATGCCGGCCTCGTCACTGGCCAAGGAGGAGCTAGGCGGCTGCGGCTGCTGCAAGGTGCTGTGCTTGCTGTGGTAGTGCATCTGGGCAGATTCACTGTGGTTAAAGGACTTGCCGCAGATGCATCTGACGACCGCCCCGGCCCCTGTGCCCCCGTGGACCTCGATCAGGTGCGCCCGGATGTCCTCCTGCACCTGGGACGTCACCTGACAGGACGGGCAGCGGAACCACAGCTTCCCCTGGCTCAGCAGGTTTCCCCTGCACCTGCGTTGATCCTCCACCCTCTGGCCCCTGGAGCTGAAGTGCAGCCGACACCCGCAGGAGTAGCGGGAGAGCCCGTCCGCTGCCTCCATCTCCGCCACCTTGTCGGTTGCAGCGTCGTCCCCGTGCTCCACAAAAACGTAATCCGTGCTGTGGAAGTGTTTGTAGTGGTCCAGAAACTCTCCTTCGGAGGTGAAGTCCATGTCGTCGCAGAGTCCGCAGAAGTACTTGACGCTGATCTGGCAGTCGTGCTGGTCGCGGCTGTGTCGGTACAACGTCTCCACCCGGTGGAAGCGCTTCTTGCAGAGGCCGCAGCTGTACTTGTGGAACTGGTGGCTGGCTAGGCAGCCGCAGTGCTGCGCCACGCTCTCCTCCGACTCGAACATCTCCTCACACAGCCTGCACTGCCAGGAGCCGCCACTCCCAGCCCCGGCATCCTCCGGCTGCGGGGCATCGGGgcccggatccggatccgccacCTCGCCGCCCGTGTCGTTCTCGCCAGCCGGGCTCCAGTCCGTCTTGGACGTGGAGGGCTGGTGGGGTGCGGGCAGCTGGGccgcctccacctcctcctcgtaGTAGTATGTGTGTCCATCGTGGAGCTCGGTGATGTGGGCCATCAGGTCGTCCCTCTGCAGCAACTCTGCCCGGCACAGCTCACACCAGAAGACGTAGTGGGTGAGGTGAGCGCCGCCGTGGCTGCGGCTCATGTGCAGGCCGATGATGCCGGCGTCCAAGACCAGCTTGCCGCACACCAGGCACTTGTGGTGGATCCCGTTGGCCGACATGATGTGCTTCTCCACCGCTTGCTCGCTGTCGAACCACTGACGGCACTCGCAAAACCACAGGCTGTcattgccgctgccgccgccgccaccgcccTCCACGTTCTCCTGCTTCACACGCACTCGGTTGCAGTCTCGCCGGCTCCTCTTGGAGGGGCTGGGAGCAGAGAGCTCCCCGGTGCCGGGGCCCGAATCATCCAAGGCTCTTTTGAAAGGAGATTTCTTCCTCCCTTTGGACTTCTCCAGGGTCATGCGGAGGTCGGAGGGGATCTTGCTCTTCTCGTTGAAGCGGCAGAACTCCACGATGGCCTTGTCCATGGTGTCGATGCAGTAGACGCTGTGCCCGTCCTGCTGGGTGTGCCGGCTGATCTGACCGTCATCCACAAACAGCCGGTTGCATTCCAGGCAGCGCCCCCTCACGCGGAATATGCCGGCTACCTGGCCGATATCCTTCGCAGACACAGCAACGGGGCCAGCCCTTCTGCACCGCGTCCTGCAAACAAAACAAATCCCATCAATAGGTTGTAGGTGGAGGTGGCCATCTCATCACAAACGCGGCAACTCTAGTATCAGAGGATGTAGCAACCTGCGGGTCACAGTCCACCCCCAAAACCGGCTTCCTCACAACAAACCCACTCCAACACCAAGCACACGTCATAACAACAGCCAAACTCGCTCTAACCATCGCCCATCAGCTGCCCAAACTCGCAACCCAGCCAGAAACAATTCAAACCACTTGTACGCTTATACTTCATCATAACATCAATTATCCATGTGCAACCTCTCATTCATTCTGCCCACTGCCCCTGTGTGCACCAAATAGCAACAGTTCTCAATGGACCAGCCTTGATCAGTGCAAAACCATGTGCACAATTGCAGTCTGAAGGGACtgtcacttgggcatcatttgtgcgtaatttacacaacatcatttacgcgtcgtcACGTGCTGCGCGCATGGTACGCATTAcacacgcatggtgcgtggtgacgtaggcagtgacgagcAGTCGTGCACGGCGCTCCAGgagtttgggatgtacaaaatctttgcgcgccatctgcatgacacgcaaatgacgcccaagtgggacagggcctttagtccCAGTTGCCTATTAACTGTATCACACAAGGAAATCTGCAGCAGGGTCGAGAACAATGGTATGGCTCCTATGTACCACATAAAATGTGTAGGGGATAGGAATATGAAACCATGCGTCTCATACATTGCCATGCTTTCAATAAAGTTAGAACGTTCAATGATAATCACAGCTTTCAAATCAAAATGTTAAAGATGCCGTGTCCTTAGCTGAAACCAAATACTCCCTTATCCTCCTTTTCAAAAAGGTACAGTAGTGCAttgaaaaaaactcaatgtcagttTTAGTTCAAGTCAACAACCTTTTGTAGTCAGAGATGTTACAGATTTTAAGTAGAAATAGGAACCATTCCTAACTTTTTCGTTTTGGTCTTAATTTAGTTTTCCACCATCTTTAGTACTTTGTTTACCCGATTAAAGCTGGTTTCTTAATCAAATAATGTGAAAGATATTATCTCAGTGATATAAACTGGGTTTTTTTCAGTCTAGTAACCTgccaaaaaacacttttcacaaaCAGTAACAGAATGCATCATTCATTTAGCCAATATCTGACATGTATTTGATCTAACCCTGCCCAACAAAAGTTTAAATGACTCTAGCTTCAATACTTTCACAATGCACAAGCTAACAGCTGTAACCAAACAACTACAGCTCATTACTAAGTAACGTCTCAAGTGGAGGTAACCCATTGGAGATTATCTACGGCTGCAAGAAATCTAGATTCTTGGAAGTCTAAACTGTGTATAATCTCAAAACTCTGAGATTATACACATTCAGTGAGCATCATAGAGGAGGGATGTCAGATACCACAGGAGCCTGGGCAAGGCCTGGAGAAATCTGACTGTTTTCACATCCCTGAAGAATGATGCAGTGAAGCACTTGTCTGGTGGGGTCAAGCACCAACACAATTAGACCAAACCACATTTATTCCAATTGTCAAAAAGCCAGCAGCGATGAAGTGTTAGACACCAGAGATTCCAGCAGCTATGCCACTGTAAACCAACCAGGGATTATAATGACAGTATATGAAGTGGAGAGGAAAGGTTAACTCAAATTAATGCTATGAATCAAaccagatacagcagggaaacaggcccttcgccctcctgagtctacaccgaccattaatcacccCTCCACACTAATTCTAGGTTATCCCATATTCTCCCCACTTCCAAAACACAAGCAGCATCTTATAGTGACCAATTAACGCATAAGCCCACAGTcaaagggaaaacgtgcaaacgccacacagataaCAAGCTGCTATTCAAGGTTCAATGGACGGACAGATGTTTTACGtcagtggaattccctgccacggagggcagtggaggctaaatcactggatggatttaagagagagtcagatagagttctaggggccagtggaatcaagggatatggggagaaggcaggcacagttaaattgattggggacgatcagccatgatcacaatgaatggcggtgctggctggaagggccaaatggcctcctcctgcacctattttctatgtttctaattccagGTGTTAACACCAGTTGACTGAATAGGTGGGTGAAGAATACAAGACAATTACACAGACAAAATCCACTCACCTGAAATGTGCTGTCAATTCTATGTGGGTACGCAGCATCTGTTGACAAGTTGTGCATTTAACCTGGAACGGAACTTCCTTACATAGAGAGATCAACAACTTCTTTGCATAGCTTGGAAAAGGAAGAGGACTAGGAGTTCCCTGCTCGCCTATTGGAAGGAAAACAGGAAAACAAATATTAGGATTCAGATGATTAAAAGTCAGAGTTTCACGTTAAGTCCAGTTTCAAATTAATTGCAGAAATCTCTGGAGTGGTTTTAACTGCTAAAAACCAAAATAGATTCCAGCCAAAACTTGCAACTTCCAACACTGAAAACATCAATGAACGAAGCATTCAtcttctttttctctttctctgtctgtctctctctctctctttctcagaaagagttagttattaatggattgttgtcatatttaagctttcctgttgtaaaaggccaattgtaatgcatgatgggATTTGGACAACTCCCATCGtgacaagggttttttttttaactcttacAAGTTTTTTAATGTAAgttgaagaggttaatcagataaGAAGGGGCCCAGAGGATGCCATTGGGATGACTGGCTTTTGGCAACGAGTGAGAAACAACTCCTTATTTGGAGATGGATGATGGTTTTTGTACATTACATCATGCAATTGTTTTTTTATCTGTACGTATATAAACTCACGTTTTTCTGGTATTTCTTTGTGTGTGCTGCTGGAGATTCAGACGTGAAACTGTTGCCTCTGGGTCTCCAAGTCCACACCCTTCAGACGTTAAATGAAAGCTGTGTATGGTCTTATGAATTTGTACTTTGTCTCTTTTTAAGTGAACtttttcatctctctctctctctctctctctctagaggTGATGTTTCCAATATTTGCATTTTCAGACTCATCCCTGTCACTAGATGCCAGCAGGACACCTTATTACACATCAAGCAAAACAATCGAGACCGCAGAACCTTTCTATACATTAATTAAGATACTGATGTCCCACAAGCCAATCTCTTGTGACGCTCTACTTCATTGAACAAACATAATttaaatttacaatttatttggtCAATGAAAGTCCTGCTCATGTTAAGAGCAGCATCTGTTGCAAGCAGCATTAGTTCAGTATTACACTTACAGGTAAAAACATCCATACACAACCTTTTCATTTGACACCCACCAAAACTTACCACTCAGTCTGTACCGCTGAAGAATGTGTTTTGCTTTGGTCATATGCCGCAAGCATTCGTCCCGCAGGTTAAACAGTAAATAGCAGCTTGGGCAAGCAAAGCACTGACAGATCTGTGGTTCAAGGCCACGTTGATGGCCTTCAGGGTTTCCAGAATCAACCTGCAAAATAAAATGCACAATCCTTTCATTAATTTGAAATTATTATAACACATTCTCTtctagtcc from Leucoraja erinacea ecotype New England chromosome 5, Leri_hhj_1, whole genome shotgun sequence encodes:
- the znf451 gene encoding E3 SUMO-protein ligase ZNF451 isoform X11 encodes the protein MSSSDALIPSGKSENEEEVIFVSEQPLRPVLECINLSSDEDNEGNTARHSRRPKDHIDWQKARVSSTLDRLARQVEVEKQLKEEKCKAFQEMVHSQYAHAMQELEFFRGQAATEEARRCVDGWLRVPGPKPGVVSFGRRPVKWRTNASVTPDPIDCPIMNCNRKFDNRHLLLGHLKRFDHSPCDPTITLQGSPSTSYICIACCQRFVNLQKYEEHLALKVDSGNPEGHQRGLEPQICQCFACPSCYLLFNLRDECLRHMTKAKHILQRYRLSGEQGTPSPLPFPSYAKKLLISLCKEVPFQVKCTTCQQMLRTHIELTAHFRTRCRRAGPVAVSAKDIGQVAGIFRVRGRCLECNRLFVDDGQISRHTQQDGHSVYCIDTMDKAIVEFCRFNEKSKIPSDLRMTLEKSKGRKKSPFKRALDDSGPGTGELSAPSPSKRSRRDCNRVRVKQENVEGGGGGGSGNDSLWFCECRQWFDSEQAVEKHIMSANGIHHKCLVCGKLVLDAGIIGLHMSRSHGGAHLTHYVFWCELCRAELLQRDDLMAHITELHDGHTYYYEEEVEAAQLPAPHQPSTSKTDWSPAGENDTGGEVADPDPGPDAPQPEDAGAGSGGSWQCRLCEEMFESEESVAQHCGCLASHQFHKYSCGLCKKRFHRVETLYRHSRDQHDCQISVKYFCGLCDDMDFTSEGEFLDHYKHFHSTDYVFVEHGDDAATDKVAEMEAADGLSRYSCGCRLHFSSRGQRVEDQRRCRGNLLSQGKLWFRCPSCQVTSQVQEDIRAHLIEVHGGTGAGAVVRCICGKSFNHSESAQMHYHSKHSTLQQPQPPSSSLASDEAGIPPAGAECHDGKQTPQDDDAVASTSQSTSTASKAEVEKEDTIQEEDIELPDLDLLRTMTHLVFIDLDNWAGFFNHLPGQLNQGTFFWGFQGGKTNWKAPENCPVYNYLVNTGCFFLHPRCSARKDAADFAICMHAGRMDEQLPKHIPFTVLSGDKGFEELKNQLKKTMRPGHVLNPHQMEGELMCALLNSISDIGKDSDDDDADLQKTLALSLQQTTMKQDVIDEGSDEDEALQKTLALSLQETKTKQDDTEEDAKMEEAILQTMEAR
- the znf451 gene encoding E3 SUMO-protein ligase ZNF451 isoform X1, producing the protein MSSSDALIPSGKSENEEEVIFVSEQPLRPVLECINLSSDEDNEGNTARHSRRPKDHIDWQKARVSSTLDRLARQVEVEKQLKEEKCKAFQEMVHSQYAHAMQELEFFRGQAATEEARRCVDGWLRVPGPKPGVVSFGRRPVKWRTNASVTPDPIDCPIMNCNRKFDNRHLLLGHLKRFDHSPCDPTITLQGSPSTSYICIACCQRFVNLQKYEEHLALKVDSGNPEGHQRGLEPQICQCFACPSCYLLFNLRDECLRHMTKAKHILQRYRLSGEQGTPSPLPFPSYAKKLLISLCKEVPFQVKCTTCQQMLRTHIELTAHFRTRCRRAGPVAVSAKDIGQVAGIFRVRGRCLECNRLFVDDGQISRHTQQDGHSVYCIDTMDKAIVEFCRFNEKSKIPSDLRMTLEKSKGRKKSPFKRALDDSGPGTGELSAPSPSKRSRRDCNRVRVKQENVEGGGGGGSGNDSLWFCECRQWFDSEQAVEKHIMSANGIHHKCLVCGKLVLDAGIIGLHMSRSHGGAHLTHYVFWCELCRAELLQRDDLMAHITELHDGHTYYYEEEVEAAQLPAPHQPSTSKTDWSPAGENDTGGEVADPDPGPDAPQPEDAGAGSGGSWQCRLCEEMFESEESVAQHCGCLASHQFHKYSCGLCKKRFHRVETLYRHSRDQHDCQISVKYFCGLCDDMDFTSEGEFLDHYKHFHSTDYVFVEHGDDAATDKVAEMEAADGLSRYSCGCRLHFSSRGQRVEDQRRCRGNLLSQGKLWFRCPSCQVTSQVQEDIRAHLIEVHGGTGAGAVVRCICGKSFNHSESAQMHYHSKHSTLQQPQPPSSSLASDEAGIPPAGAECHDGKQTPQDDDAVASTSQSTSTASKAEVEKEDTIQEEDIELPDLDLLRTMTHLVFIDLDNWAGFFNHLPGQLNQGTFFWGFQGGKTNWKAPENCPVYNYLVNTGCFFLHPRCSARKDAADFAICMHAGRMDEQLPKHIPFTVLSGDKGFEELKNQLKKTMRPGHVLNPHQMEGELMCALLNSISDIGKDSDDDDADLQKTLALSLQQTTMKQDVIDEVSDEDEALQKPLAPSLQETNMKQDVTEEVSDEDEALQKTLALSLQETKMKQDDTEEVSDEDEALQKTLALSLQETKMKQDDTDEVSDEDEDLQRTLALSLQETKMEQDVTEEGSDEDEALQKTLALSLQETKTKQDDTEEDAKMEEAILQTMEAR
- the znf451 gene encoding E3 SUMO-protein ligase ZNF451 isoform X6, with the protein product MSSSDALIPSGKSENEEEVIFVSEQPLRPVLECINLSSDEDNEGNTARHSRRPKDHIDWQKARVSSTLDRLARQVEVEKQLKEEKCKAFQEMVHSQYAHAMQELEFFRGQAATEEARRCVDGWLRVPGPKPGVVSFGRRPVKWRTNASVTPDPIDCPIMNCNRKFDNRHLLLGHLKRFDHSPCDPTITLQGSPSTSYICIACCQRFVNLQKYEEHLALKVDSGNPEGHQRGLEPQICQCFACPSCYLLFNLRDECLRHMTKAKHILQRYRLSGEQGTPSPLPFPSYAKKLLISLCKEVPFQVKCTTCQQMLRTHIELTAHFRTRCRRAGPVAVSAKDIGQVAGIFRVRGRCLECNRLFVDDGQISRHTQQDGHSVYCIDTMDKAIVEFCRFNEKSKIPSDLRMTLEKSKGRKKSPFKRALDDSGPGTGELSAPSPSKRSRRDCNRVRVKQENVEGGGGGGSGNDSLWFCECRQWFDSEQAVEKHIMSANGIHHKCLVCGKLVLDAGIIGLHMSRSHGGAHLTHYVFWCELCRAELLQRDDLMAHITELHDGHTYYYEEEVEAAQLPAPHQPSTSKTDWSPAGENDTGGEVADPDPGPDAPQPEDAGAGSGGSWQCRLCEEMFESEESVAQHCGCLASHQFHKYSCGLCKKRFHRVETLYRHSRDQHDCQISVKYFCGLCDDMDFTSEGEFLDHYKHFHSTDYVFVEHGDDAATDKVAEMEAADGLSRYSCGCRLHFSSRGQRVEDQRRCRGNLLSQGKLWFRCPSCQVTSQVQEDIRAHLIEVHGGTGAGAVVRCICGKSFNHSESAQMHYHSKHSTLQQPQPPSSSLASDEAGIPPAGAECHDGKQTPQDDDAVASTSQSTSTASKAEVEKEDTIQEEDIELPDLDLLRTMTHLVFIDLDNWAGFFNHLPGQLNQGTFFWGFQGGKTNWKAPENCPVYNYLVNTGCFFLHPRCSARKDAADFAICMHAGRMDEQLPKHIPFTVLSGDKGFEELKNQLKKTMRPGHVLNPHQMEGELMCALLNSISDIGKDSDDDDADLQKTLALSLQQTTMKQDVIDEVSDEDEALQKPLAPSLQETNMKQDVTEEVSDEDEALQKTLALSLQETKMKQDDTEEGSDEDEALQKTLALSLQETKTKQDDTEEDAKMEEAILQTMEAR